From Borrelia sp. RT5S, the proteins below share one genomic window:
- a CDS encoding complement regulator-acquiring protein has translation MKNKLLALITVLAFLACNPGNILLPKGVAKTSTTGGQTGTTGGQTGTTGDQTGTTGDQTSTTGGQTGTTGDQTGTTGVQTGTTGGQTGTTGDQTGTTGVQTGTTGGQTGTTGVQTGTTGDQTGTTGDQTGTTGDQTSTTGVQTGTTGGQTGTTGDQTGTTGDQTSTTGDQTSTTGDQTSTTGDQTSTTGDQTSTTGDQTSTTGDQTSTTGLIQTKEELIKKLKETAKKIVDQVGKERSNLNNIESPTQSGIKYKVFSSNSRYTDEDRRKFYSSLEYDEKRIRDFAKILNKISDYGAREYDLLVGSIVSMGYWTIQRLFEATYENINEREHRLAQLKEEDIRTIESELEKMHKIKSKWLETIDAIILSYEKNEDGINSNVKKLIDHLQTKYFKHSTFLPDERAAMLKARSRIYDDFLHDLPLWELWKD, from the coding sequence ATGAAAAATAAATTGTTAGCTTTAATCACTGTCCTGGCCTTTCTAGCTTGCAATCCTGGTAATATTCTTCTCCCTAAAGGTGTTGCAAAAACAAGTACTACTGGTGGCCAAACTGGTACTACTGGTGGCCAAACTGGTACTACTGGTGACCAAACTGGTACTACTGGCGACCAAACAAGTACTACTGGTGGCCAAACTGGTACTACTGGTGACCAAACTGGTACTACTGGCGTCCAAACTGGTACTACTGGTGGCCAAACTGGTACTACTGGTGACCAAACTGGTACTACTGGCGTCCAAACTGGTACTACTGGTGGCCAAACTGGTACTACTGGCGTCCAAACTGGTACTACTGGTGACCAAACTGGTACTACTGGTGACCAAACTGGTACTACTGGTGACCAAACAAGTACTACTGGCGTCCAAACTGGTACTACTGGTGGCCAAACTGGTACTACTGGCGACCAAACTGGTACTACTGGTGACCAAACAAGTACTACTGGTGACCAAACAAGTACTACTGGTGACCAAACAAGTACTACTGGTGACCAAACAAGTACTACTGGTGACCAAACAAGTACTACTGGTGACCAAACAAGTACTACTGGTGACCAAACAAGTACTACTGGTTTGATTCAAACTAAAGAAGAATTGATAAAAAAACTGAAAGAGACTGCTAAAAAAATTGTAGATCAAGTAGGAAAAGAGAGATCAAACCTTAATAACATCGAAAGCCCAACTCAATCTGGAATAAAGTACAAAGTTTTCAGCAGCAATAGTCGTTATACTGACGAAGACAGAAGAAAATTCTATTCATCCCTAGAGTATGATGAAAAGAGAATTAGAGATTTTGCAAAAATTCTTAACAAAATATCAGACTACGGAGCAAGAGAATATGATCTTCTCGTTGGAAGTATTGTATCCATGGGATATTGGACTATTCAACGTTTATTTGAAGCTACATATGAGAATATAAATGAAAGAGAACATAGATTAGCGCAATTAAAAGAAGAAGACATTCGTACAATCGAATCAGAACTCGAGAAAATGCATAAAATAAAATCAAAATGGCTAGAAACGATAGATGCTATTATCTTATCTTATGAAAAAAATGAAGATGGCATCAACTCTAATGTTAAAAAATTAATCGACCATTTACAAACTAAATATTTCAAACACAGTACTTTTCTCCCCGATGAGAGGGCTGCTATGTTAAAAGCACGTAGTAGAATTTATGACGATTTCCTACATGATCTACCCTTATGGGAATTATGGAAAGATTGA